Proteins encoded within one genomic window of Streptomyces kaniharaensis:
- a CDS encoding CcdC protein domain-containing protein, with product MTALVNVVVILVVMALVAQRQMRARRLDTERRFWLLPLILGVLALRDPQLIDHQHTAVSAALLACGLVAVLAMGSVWGWTVRLWQAADGSVWAKGTKATVAAWSGMIAVRVGLYGLGTVLHVHQAGSALLLSLAVLLLTRSLVVNWRARTMELPRQATAIG from the coding sequence ATGACCGCCCTCGTCAACGTCGTTGTCATCCTCGTGGTGATGGCCCTGGTGGCGCAGCGCCAGATGCGGGCCCGGCGCCTCGACACCGAACGCCGTTTCTGGCTGCTGCCGCTCATCCTCGGTGTGCTCGCCCTGCGCGACCCGCAGCTCATCGACCACCAGCACACGGCGGTCTCCGCCGCCCTGCTCGCCTGCGGGCTGGTGGCGGTGCTCGCCATGGGGTCCGTCTGGGGCTGGACCGTCCGGCTCTGGCAGGCCGCGGACGGCTCGGTGTGGGCCAAGGGCACCAAGGCCACCGTGGCCGCCTGGTCCGGCATGATCGCCGTCCGGGTCGGCCTGTACGGCCTCGGCACGGTCCTGCACGTCCACCAGGCGGGCAGCGCGCTGCTCCTCAGCCTCGCGGTCCTGCTGCTGACCCGGTCGCTCGTGGTGAACTGGAGGGCGCGAACCATGGAGCTGCCCCGGCAGGCCACCGCGATCGGCTGA
- a CDS encoding sensor histidine kinase: MTGWYWTRWPSREGLERDAESRPRRVLTLLGRIVLLVTVTWGTFSDGRYHGWAVAAVATGLVAVVGLSTLYLRATREQRLASSLVTAAALLGVAWLADWGQAYPLADFTWFGLAVTALVRLPPAPALAVAAAALGSYTAVSWASWLSIVSSVGGLTLLGFLLRLDIEARGTARRLLAQERAARAAEAESVALAERARIAREIHDVLAHSLSAQLVHLEAARLMLDAGTDREQIRERVVAARRMAQDGLAETRQALSALRGELTPVGDFLVELTGRERAALTVTGAARPIAAEAALAVRRTAQEAVTNVRKHAPGARCAIELRYLPGAVELEVSNTRAPRGEAPGELAASGSGYGLLGMRERAELLGGTLLAGPEDGGWRVLLRVPA; this comes from the coding sequence GTGACCGGGTGGTACTGGACCCGCTGGCCGTCCCGCGAGGGGCTGGAGCGCGACGCCGAGAGCCGGCCGCGCCGGGTCCTCACCCTGCTCGGGCGGATCGTGCTGCTCGTCACCGTCACCTGGGGGACGTTCTCCGACGGCCGTTACCACGGCTGGGCGGTCGCGGCCGTCGCCACCGGACTGGTCGCCGTGGTGGGGCTGAGCACCCTGTACCTGCGCGCCACGCGGGAACAGCGGCTGGCGTCCTCGCTCGTCACAGCCGCCGCGCTGCTCGGTGTCGCCTGGCTGGCCGACTGGGGCCAGGCCTACCCGCTGGCCGACTTCACCTGGTTCGGGCTGGCCGTGACCGCGTTGGTCCGGCTGCCGCCCGCACCCGCCCTGGCCGTCGCGGCGGCGGCGCTGGGCTCCTACACCGCGGTCAGCTGGGCGAGTTGGCTGAGCATCGTCTCATCGGTCGGCGGGCTCACGCTGCTGGGCTTCCTGCTGCGGCTGGACATCGAGGCGCGCGGCACCGCCCGCCGGCTGCTCGCCCAGGAACGCGCCGCCCGGGCCGCCGAGGCGGAGAGCGTGGCGCTCGCCGAACGGGCCAGGATCGCCCGGGAGATCCACGACGTGCTCGCCCACAGCCTCTCCGCGCAGCTCGTCCACCTGGAGGCGGCCCGGCTGATGCTGGACGCCGGCACCGACCGCGAGCAGATCCGCGAACGGGTCGTCGCCGCGCGGCGGATGGCCCAGGACGGCCTCGCCGAGACCCGGCAGGCGCTGTCCGCGCTGCGCGGCGAACTCACCCCGGTGGGAGACTTCCTGGTCGAGCTGACCGGGCGCGAACGGGCCGCGCTCACCGTCACCGGCGCGGCCCGGCCGATCGCCGCCGAGGCCGCGCTGGCGGTGCGGCGCACCGCGCAGGAGGCGGTGACGAACGTCCGCAAGCACGCGCCAGGTGCCCGGTGCGCCATCGAACTGCGGTACCTGCCGGGCGCGGTGGAGCTGGAGGTGAGCAACACCCGGGCGCCGCGCGGCGAAGCGCCCGGGGAGCTGGCGGCCAGCGGCAGCGGGTACGGTCTGCTCGGGATGCGCGAACGCGCGGAACTGCTCGGCGGCACCCTGCTGGCGGGCCCGGAGGACGGAGGGTGGCGCGTGCTGCTGCGGGTGCCGGCATGA
- a CDS encoding response regulator transcription factor: MTGESTRVLVADDQTVVREGIVMLLGLLPGIEVVGAAADGEEAVALVERHRPDVVLMDLRMPRCDGVEATRRIRAAHPETEVVVLTTFADDDSLFPALQAGARGYLTKDAGGEEIARAIADVRSGAAGLSPQVQLRLLERLSETPSAAPPEQPTASARPRELPDGLTAREAEVLALIAEGFSNTEIAQRLFVSPATVKTHINNLFAKTGVRDRAQAVAYAFRHGITGTQQ, encoded by the coding sequence ATGACCGGTGAGTCGACCAGAGTGCTGGTCGCGGACGACCAGACGGTGGTGCGCGAGGGCATCGTGATGCTGCTCGGGCTGCTGCCCGGGATCGAGGTGGTCGGCGCGGCGGCGGACGGGGAGGAGGCCGTTGCCCTCGTGGAGCGGCATCGCCCCGACGTGGTGCTCATGGACCTGCGGATGCCGCGCTGCGACGGCGTCGAGGCGACCCGGCGGATCCGGGCGGCGCACCCGGAGACCGAGGTCGTGGTGCTCACGACCTTCGCCGACGACGACTCGCTGTTCCCGGCGCTCCAGGCCGGGGCGCGCGGCTACCTCACCAAGGACGCCGGGGGCGAGGAGATCGCCCGGGCCATCGCGGACGTGCGCTCGGGCGCGGCCGGGCTCTCGCCCCAGGTCCAACTCCGGCTGCTGGAAAGGCTGTCGGAGACGCCATCCGCAGCCCCGCCCGAGCAGCCGACCGCGTCCGCCCGGCCGCGGGAGCTGCCCGACGGGTTGACCGCCCGCGAGGCGGAGGTGCTGGCGCTGATCGCCGAGGGGTTCTCCAACACCGAGATCGCCCAGCGGCTGTTCGTCAGCCCGGCCACCGTGAAGACGCACATCAACAACCTGTTCGCGAAGACCGGCGTGCGGGACCGCGCGCAGGCCGTCGCGTACGCCTTCCGACACGGAATCACCGGTACGCAGCAGTAG
- a CDS encoding DUF485 domain-containing protein, giving the protein MPQQQTSSPEQGQQFDWWAAPVATSAVQGIEAVPSAPVRTEQLVPAQPAPVAAVVPAVLAVPAPTAQAADSTEVYRAVQRSEVFQEIRRSYRAFVFPASFAFLGWYLTYVAAQAAAPGLMRTPVAGPLNVAWLLSLLQFASTFLLTWLYARNARTKRDRAARGLRWDTQDQLR; this is encoded by the coding sequence GTGCCACAGCAGCAAACAAGCAGTCCCGAGCAGGGGCAGCAATTCGACTGGTGGGCCGCACCGGTCGCCACCTCCGCCGTCCAGGGGATCGAGGCCGTCCCGTCGGCCCCCGTCCGGACGGAGCAGTTGGTACCGGCTCAGCCCGCGCCCGTCGCGGCCGTCGTCCCCGCTGTCCTCGCAGTGCCCGCTCCCACCGCGCAAGCCGCCGACAGTACCGAGGTGTACCGGGCCGTCCAGCGCAGCGAGGTCTTCCAGGAGATCCGCCGCAGCTACCGGGCGTTCGTCTTCCCGGCCAGCTTCGCCTTCCTCGGCTGGTACCTGACGTACGTCGCCGCCCAGGCCGCCGCGCCCGGCCTGATGCGCACCCCGGTGGCCGGCCCGCTCAACGTCGCCTGGCTGCTCAGCCTGCTGCAGTTCGCCTCCACCTTCCTGCTCACCTGGCTCTACGCCCGCAACGCCCGCACCAAGCGCGACCGCGCCGCCCGGGGCCTGCGCTGGGACACCCAGGACCAGCTGCGATGA